One region of Campylobacter concisus genomic DNA includes:
- a CDS encoding molecular chaperone, whose product MGKIKEKLSVSLSVEDFLRRFFLVELREQNLDELISLSLNFSDKFKNHNFILWLNKCKDDLNLLDELRYEFNRLFVGPRHPKAEPYESVYFDYKTMFGEKTMQVRSFYESSGLKLSKEQFDKFPDDFIGYELQYLYFLSFNALQADEKEKMDEILHKKYDFIRTHPFEWFYKFSSRCKEATNLEAYVSFADFLNLYLENEIEQSRALLTFKS is encoded by the coding sequence ATGGGTAAGATCAAAGAAAAGCTTAGCGTTAGCCTTAGTGTTGAAGACTTTTTAAGGCGATTTTTCTTAGTAGAGCTTAGAGAGCAAAATTTAGATGAGCTCATAAGCCTAAGCCTTAATTTTAGTGATAAATTTAAAAATCACAACTTCATACTTTGGCTAAATAAGTGCAAAGATGATCTAAATTTGCTAGACGAGCTAAGATATGAATTTAACAGGCTTTTTGTAGGGCCAAGACACCCAAAAGCTGAGCCATATGAGTCGGTTTATTTTGATTATAAAACGATGTTTGGCGAGAAGACTATGCAGGTGCGAAGCTTTTATGAAAGCTCTGGACTAAAGCTTAGTAAAGAGCAGTTTGATAAATTTCCAGATGACTTCATCGGATACGAGCTGCAATACCTTTACTTTCTAAGTTTCAATGCCTTACAAGCAGACGAAAAAGAGAAAATGGATGAAATTTTACATAAAAAATATGACTTCATCCGCACTCATCCGTTTGAGTGGTTTTATAAATTTAGCTCTCGCTGTAAGGAAGCTACAAATTTAGAAGCTTATGTGAGCTTTGCTGATTTTTTAAATTTATATCTTGAAAACGAGATAGAGCAATCAAGAGCTCTTCTAACTTTTAAGAGTTAA
- a CDS encoding ATP-dependent DNA helicase, producing the protein MDFEDQILRTCEIIDKNLANNNLCDERGFVSQVILSQLRNLVEYIFQKIHSGEEKIDTNEYQQTINENAIKYIKSRGGNFTFLIRFHNFLDKSVSHYTLTENSSERLMLKYFMYLVECKNFLRERYKIEVLRNLDKFPLNLDKKFMEYYEKIAEKLENQGILNNYYKENGVYYITKIKPFIVKGQIYYEVTFVNAVDNFSKFDKLIAFCKFRIFDNYAVNLWIRNENIEILNKSLQVKIIDSWEVSIRPAELQNFGKIFECSQKINRTSEYKELMRFLTRKKISLVDLIDSYDYQDIKRNIISKGQVSHIFDILDKAKAVTEDGRNTIRYLLHNLRNQVIKKQLPNNEDRCLSNLELNSKCLPFEQMPFATSLINHNPNFYDLLECIDTSGREHELFARAVKSRIENSGSLFVDKKEFNFNNIDNLRSQFNSKLWTGNEKNPKGHTGRRIEEFQSYFYIKEYVEKSIEIIDGLDKLTQSGIQNYSNSVKEWIKKNSTLIDDKEKENIVINLFEKSKVALIYGAAGTGKTTLIDYVSQFFKENSKIFLANTNTAIDNLKRRIFADSNSEFKTVAKLIASKNTKCDILIIDECSTISNDDMQKVLNKVEFGLILLVGDIYQIEAISFGNWFKIAPNFIGKVAFKLEKTYRTKDKKLLKLWDEVRSFGDCISEILQRESYSQKLEDLSFEASDDEIVLCLNYDGLYGINNLNTILQETNKAKAVEWGLHRYKIDDPILFNEVERFKPLIYNNMKGKIVNIEPEEKRIWFSIELEKSITGLDAQKYDFELLENSDKSVIKFYVNQYGTADEEGNPENNDEETVVPFHVAYAISIHKAQGLEYKTVKVVISSEVDEMITHNIFYTAITRAKENLQIYWSPEVEKKILESFKKRNSNKDIDFLQKLKK; encoded by the coding sequence ATGGATTTTGAGGACCAAATATTAAGAACTTGTGAAATTATAGATAAAAATCTTGCAAATAATAACTTGTGTGATGAACGAGGATTCGTTAGTCAAGTTATCTTATCTCAGCTTAGAAATTTAGTAGAGTATATTTTTCAAAAAATTCACTCCGGCGAAGAAAAAATAGATACTAATGAGTATCAGCAGACAATTAATGAAAATGCTATTAAATACATCAAATCAAGGGGCGGAAATTTTACTTTTTTAATTCGTTTCCATAATTTTTTAGATAAATCTGTCTCACATTATACACTTACTGAAAATTCATCTGAACGTTTAATGCTTAAGTATTTTATGTATTTGGTAGAGTGTAAAAATTTTTTAAGAGAGCGATATAAGATTGAAGTACTTAGAAATCTTGACAAATTCCCGCTTAATTTAGATAAGAAATTTATGGAATATTATGAAAAGATTGCAGAGAAACTAGAAAATCAGGGTATTTTAAATAATTATTATAAAGAAAACGGTGTTTACTACATAACAAAAATAAAGCCATTTATTGTAAAAGGACAAATTTATTATGAAGTAACATTTGTTAATGCAGTAGATAATTTTAGTAAATTTGATAAACTAATTGCATTTTGTAAATTTAGAATTTTTGATAATTATGCTGTCAATTTATGGATTCGTAATGAAAATATAGAAATTCTAAACAAATCACTGCAGGTAAAAATCATTGACAGTTGGGAAGTTTCTATTAGACCAGCTGAACTGCAAAATTTTGGTAAGATTTTTGAATGTAGTCAAAAAATAAATAGAACAAGCGAATATAAAGAATTAATGCGATTTTTGACACGGAAGAAAATTAGCCTAGTCGATTTGATTGATAGCTATGATTACCAAGATATAAAAAGAAACATTATTTCTAAAGGACAAGTTTCGCATATTTTTGATATTTTAGATAAGGCAAAGGCAGTTACCGAAGATGGTAGAAATACAATTAGGTATTTACTACACAACTTACGTAATCAAGTAATAAAAAAGCAGCTTCCAAACAATGAAGATAGATGCTTGTCAAATTTGGAGTTAAATTCAAAATGCCTCCCATTTGAGCAAATGCCGTTTGCTACATCTTTAATAAATCACAATCCTAACTTTTATGATTTGTTAGAATGTATAGATACAAGTGGAAGAGAACATGAATTATTTGCTAGAGCAGTAAAAAGTAGGATTGAAAATAGTGGAAGCCTGTTTGTTGATAAAAAGGAATTTAATTTCAACAATATAGATAATCTAAGATCTCAATTTAACTCAAAATTATGGACAGGAAACGAAAAGAATCCAAAAGGGCATACTGGTAGGAGAATTGAGGAATTTCAAAGTTACTTTTATATCAAAGAATATGTCGAAAAATCTATCGAAATTATTGATGGGCTTGACAAATTGACACAGAGCGGTATTCAAAACTACTCAAATTCTGTAAAAGAGTGGATAAAGAAAAATTCGACGCTAATTGATGATAAAGAAAAAGAAAATATTGTTATTAATCTATTTGAGAAATCAAAAGTTGCTTTAATTTATGGAGCAGCCGGTACTGGTAAAACGACTTTAATCGATTACGTATCACAATTTTTTAAAGAAAATAGTAAAATATTTTTAGCCAATACAAATACTGCGATAGATAATTTAAAAAGACGTATTTTTGCAGATTCAAATAGCGAATTTAAAACGGTTGCTAAATTAATAGCGAGCAAAAATACAAAATGCGATATTTTAATTATCGATGAGTGTAGCACTATAAGCAATGACGATATGCAAAAAGTACTAAACAAAGTAGAATTTGGGCTCATTCTTTTAGTAGGAGACATATATCAGATAGAGGCAATATCTTTTGGAAATTGGTTTAAAATCGCTCCTAATTTTATTGGGAAAGTAGCCTTTAAACTTGAAAAAACATATAGAACAAAAGATAAAAAACTTTTAAAGCTTTGGGATGAAGTAAGAAGTTTTGGTGATTGTATTAGTGAAATTTTACAAAGAGAAAGCTATTCGCAAAAATTAGAAGATTTAAGTTTCGAAGCTAGTGATGATGAGATTGTTTTATGTCTTAATTACGATGGATTATATGGTATTAATAACCTAAATACTATTTTACAAGAAACCAATAAAGCAAAAGCTGTAGAATGGGGTCTTCATAGATATAAGATCGACGATCCCATTTTGTTTAATGAGGTAGAAAGATTTAAACCGCTTATTTACAATAATATGAAAGGAAAAATTGTTAATATCGAGCCTGAAGAAAAACGAATTTGGTTTAGCATCGAACTTGAAAAATCAATAACTGGACTAGATGCACAAAAGTATGATTTTGAGTTATTGGAGAACAGCGATAAATCGGTGATAAAATTTTATGTTAATCAATACGGAACGGCTGATGAGGAGGGGAATCCTGAAAATAATGATGAAGAAACTGTTGTACCGTTCCATGTGGCATACGCCATTTCAATTCATAAAGCACAAGGTTTGGAGTACAAAACTGTAAAAGTAGTAATAAGTAGCGAAGTTGATGAAATGATAACGCATAATATTTTTTATACAGCAATAACCAGAGCGAAGGAAAATCTACAAATATATTGGTCGCCGGAAGTCGAAAAGAAAATTCTAGAAAGCTTCAAAAAAAGAAACAGCAATAAAGATATTGATTTTTTGCAGAAATTAAAGAAATAA
- a CDS encoding disulfide bond formation protein B, which translates to MESMQDKMSQSFTRSTEISAGWGDDEKLFFNLFALAALALIALPVGIACLVLGFGMGDSPCIMCWHERFCMVAISFMALVIVRYGLKVKYLAAILFLACLGLYDGFLHYSLDGTGGGYLDIKQGFGLEILGAHTQFWVVVVHFCVIIFLGVILLLGKNVGKIMQKSEEGAYGAVLPKFALGKIAVVAFAIIMAFNCVQAFITAGPPPYLASATPSRMSIDPSKWFWELDHWEETEIDFRESWNPKLPNLPK; encoded by the coding sequence ATGGAAAGTATGCAAGATAAAATGTCTCAAAGCTTCACCCGCAGCACCGAAATTTCTGCGGGCTGGGGCGATGATGAGAAGCTATTTTTCAACCTTTTTGCCCTCGCGGCGCTCGCTCTCATCGCTTTGCCGGTAGGTATCGCATGCCTTGTTTTGGGCTTTGGTATGGGCGATAGTCCCTGCATTATGTGTTGGCATGAGAGATTTTGCATGGTAGCGATCTCGTTTATGGCGCTAGTTATCGTTAGATACGGCCTTAAGGTCAAATACCTCGCTGCAATCCTCTTTTTAGCGTGCCTTGGGCTTTACGACGGCTTTTTACACTATAGCCTTGACGGCACGGGCGGCGGCTACCTCGACATCAAGCAGGGCTTCGGGCTTGAAATTTTAGGCGCACACACGCAGTTTTGGGTCGTAGTGGTACATTTTTGCGTCATTATATTTTTGGGTGTGATTTTGCTGCTAGGCAAAAACGTAGGTAAAATAATGCAAAAAAGCGAAGAGGGCGCATACGGCGCGGTTTTACCCAAATTTGCGCTAGGCAAGATAGCCGTGGTGGCCTTTGCTATCATCATGGCTTTTAACTGCGTCCAGGCTTTCATCACGGCAGGCCCTCCGCCCTATCTAGCCTCCGCGACGCCTTCGCGCATGAGCATCGATCCGTCAAAGTGGTTTTGGGAGCTTGATCACTGGGAAGAAACCGAAATTGATTTTCGCGAAAGCTGGAATCCAAAACTACCGAATTTACCGAAGTGA
- the tssJ gene encoding type VI secretion system lipoprotein TssJ, whose amino-acid sequence MKKIFKFLSFLVFMLFLTGCAKDLIISNMPNSNLNYHGDNVPITIIAYKLRDVAKFKEASIIDLAERNGEILGYDKIDSIKTQIQPNTNRYAFTNVYPDEVPYVGILVLYADQSKTNIKAYKATKEIKEKNIVFEITKNGVNVLDASSSKIQASK is encoded by the coding sequence ATGAAAAAAATATTTAAATTTCTATCTTTTTTAGTATTTATGCTATTTCTTACAGGATGTGCAAAAGATCTTATTATAAGCAATATGCCAAATTCAAATTTAAACTATCATGGCGATAATGTTCCTATAACTATCATAGCTTATAAATTAAGAGATGTGGCTAAATTTAAAGAAGCTAGCATTATAGATCTAGCTGAGAGAAATGGTGAAATACTTGGCTATGACAAGATTGACTCTATAAAAACACAAATTCAGCCAAATACAAATAGATATGCTTTTACAAATGTATATCCTGACGAAGTTCCGTATGTTGGTATTTTGGTACTTTATGCTGATCAGAGCAAGACAAATATCAAGGCTTACAAGGCAACAAAAGAGATAAAAGAAAAAAATATAGTTTTTGAAATAACAAAAAATGGTGTAAATGTTTTAGATGCTAGTAGCTCTAAAATACAAGCAAGCAAATAA
- a CDS encoding 4Fe-4S dicluster domain-containing protein: protein MKRKQGFLFDYNFCIGCKACEISCQVYHNQDPDINWRHVDGLMIHEDGIEKEIFITHSCHHCDEPACMDVCPVGAYIKLENGVVQPLHDKCIGCGYCLMACPYGSITKGKDGKAQKCNLCAEKLERGEEPACVAGCPCGVLKLVDSNVSDSAGMQKEMPGFKHFFTKPNIRFYPRMKRNEFIH from the coding sequence ATGAAAAGAAAACAAGGTTTTTTATTTGATTATAACTTTTGTATAGGCTGCAAGGCTTGTGAAATTTCATGTCAAGTCTATCACAACCAAGATCCAGATATCAACTGGAGACATGTTGATGGCCTTATGATACACGAAGATGGCATAGAAAAAGAGATCTTTATAACTCACTCTTGCCATCACTGCGATGAGCCAGCCTGTATGGATGTCTGCCCAGTTGGAGCATATATCAAGCTAGAAAATGGTGTCGTACAGCCACTTCATGATAAGTGCATAGGCTGTGGATACTGCTTGATGGCTTGCCCTTATGGCTCTATCACAAAAGGCAAGGACGGTAAAGCTCAAAAGTGCAATCTCTGCGCTGAAAAACTTGAGCGTGGCGAAGAGCCAGCTTGTGTAGCAGGCTGTCCGTGTGGAGTACTAAAACTGGTTGATAGCAACGTCAGCGACAGCGCTGGTATGCAAAAAGAGATGCCAGGCTTTAAGCACTTCTTTACCAAGCCAAACATCCGCTTTTATCCAAGAATGAAGCGAAACGAATTCATACACTAA
- a CDS encoding tyrosine-type recombinase/integrase encodes MQYLVKRNGIYYFRVAIPLYLRPYFGNKTEYITSFLTKRFDTAKNRAKIYSIIFNAIKKAWKMNLSSELIEHLVLMLLKAKEAKSIKEHDMLGRYINLDGLLSLNLFLKQSLKEDSLPSVISKEVDEICKKLSCADPHTKKLLGKRVLEATIDNINHISYKMCKNQKLLNDKQQAFVPLGKKHKSTNLDNGTKDEIAKCVKDSNLHSYQDDIETLKRQDLVLPFTKKSLKHSVGELRDAINELAKQKGALTQNDILRIFGCELLPDGDNELSDDLKFGYGNLNDPTFGGQVKLYKADKYEDKGIVLSDIEAKDLEIDDTSDASGMTFNEAINFFQKLFSNRAKSFKSQLVSSTKSESKADMVTLKSAFENYVSNTSISNNWSDSTFGLVGHVGRLMSMKFGDELDIKKIKRDDLLNFRNILLQLPTKLSQNSLYKDKSLDEIIALAKDRPKISKSTIKKYIVRVSEFFKYCYDSDYIDKNPAIDLQININQDDVTNKNPYEDSDVNALLDIVSKIRSSGDTKSQRISKDELFFVTHIAAYSGMRLNEIIQLNTDDIVEKYNIVCFSLNTKIDVKTGKSKTLKTRNSARIVPIHSKLSSIGLFEFIESKKKLARKCSKAVRLFSCDNKDFSEYFRKKINTKVIKDSDKTRTFHSFRHTFINKLIQSGQRVEHIAALVGHEQQYKITMNTYGEPVTPKILKDLVEEVKFNQGGEG; translated from the coding sequence ATGCAATATCTAGTCAAACGAAATGGCATATACTACTTTAGAGTAGCTATACCACTATATCTAAGGCCATATTTTGGTAATAAAACCGAATATATAACCTCCTTCCTCACAAAACGCTTTGATACAGCAAAAAATCGTGCTAAGATCTACTCTATAATTTTTAACGCGATCAAAAAGGCATGGAAGATGAATTTGAGCAGCGAACTTATAGAGCACTTGGTGCTTATGCTTTTAAAAGCCAAGGAGGCCAAAAGTATCAAAGAGCATGATATGCTTGGCAGATATATAAATTTAGATGGACTACTATCACTAAATTTGTTTTTAAAACAGAGTTTAAAAGAAGATAGCTTGCCCAGTGTCATATCAAAAGAGGTTGATGAGATCTGTAAAAAGCTATCTTGCGCCGATCCTCACACCAAAAAGCTTCTTGGTAAAAGAGTGCTTGAGGCAACGATAGATAACATAAATCACATATCATATAAGATGTGCAAAAACCAAAAGCTACTAAATGATAAGCAACAAGCATTTGTGCCACTTGGTAAAAAACATAAGAGCACAAATTTAGATAATGGCACCAAAGACGAGATAGCAAAATGCGTTAAAGATAGTAACTTGCATAGCTATCAAGACGACATAGAGACTTTAAAAAGGCAGGATTTGGTGCTACCTTTTACTAAAAAGTCCTTAAAACACTCTGTTGGTGAGCTAAGAGATGCTATAAATGAGCTAGCTAAGCAAAAAGGCGCACTCACACAAAACGATATCCTAAGAATATTTGGTTGTGAGTTATTGCCAGATGGAGACAACGAGCTAAGTGATGATCTAAAATTTGGGTATGGAAATTTAAATGATCCTACCTTTGGTGGTCAGGTGAAGCTATATAAGGCAGATAAATATGAAGATAAGGGCATAGTTTTAAGTGACATTGAGGCTAAAGACCTTGAGATAGATGATACAAGTGATGCTAGTGGTATGACTTTCAATGAAGCTATAAATTTCTTTCAAAAGCTCTTCTCAAATAGAGCTAAAAGCTTTAAATCACAGCTAGTCTCATCTACCAAAAGCGAGAGTAAAGCTGACATGGTCACACTAAAGAGTGCATTTGAAAACTATGTATCAAACACGAGTATTTCAAACAATTGGAGTGATAGCACATTTGGCCTTGTTGGACATGTAGGACGGCTAATGTCTATGAAATTTGGCGACGAGCTAGATATCAAAAAGATAAAAAGAGATGACTTGCTAAATTTTAGAAATATCTTGCTACAACTACCAACCAAGCTCTCTCAAAATAGTCTCTATAAAGATAAAAGCTTAGATGAGATCATAGCTTTAGCAAAGGATAGACCAAAAATTTCTAAATCAACCATCAAGAAGTATATTGTTAGAGTTAGTGAGTTTTTTAAATACTGCTACGATAGTGACTATATAGATAAGAATCCAGCTATAGATCTGCAAATAAACATAAACCAAGATGATGTTACAAATAAAAACCCTTATGAAGATAGTGACGTAAACGCGCTTTTGGATATTGTGAGTAAGATTAGATCAAGTGGTGATACTAAAAGTCAGAGGATTAGCAAAGATGAGCTATTTTTCGTTACTCATATAGCAGCTTACTCTGGCATGAGACTAAATGAGATAATCCAGCTAAACACAGATGACATAGTTGAAAAATATAACATAGTATGCTTTAGTTTAAATACAAAAATAGATGTAAAAACGGGCAAGAGTAAGACTTTAAAGACTAGAAACTCTGCTAGGATTGTTCCTATCCACTCTAAGCTAAGTAGCATTGGGCTGTTTGAATTTATAGAGAGCAAAAAGAAGCTAGCTAGGAAATGCAGCAAAGCTGTTAGGTTATTTAGCTGTGATAATAAAGACTTTTCTGAGTATTTTAGAAAAAAGATCAATACTAAAGTTATAAAAGATAGTGATAAGACAAGGACATTTCACTCATTTAGACACACATTCATAAACAAGCTCATCCAAAGTGGCCAGAGGGTTGAACATATAGCTGCCCTTGTAGGACATGAACAACAATATAAGATCACTATGAATACTTATGGTGAACCAGTAACTCCTAAAATTCTAAAGGATCTAGTTGAAGAGGTAAAATTTAATCAAGGAGGGGAAGGGTGA
- the nrfD gene encoding NrfD/PsrC family molybdoenzyme membrane anchor subunit: MEQTTWGWLIVIYLFLGGLGAGAFLCSALAYKGFLGSLNERFYKFGFLLAPVAVIIGTALLLFDLAPSAAINPLKILQLYTRPVSMMSIGTYLLTFFIVVSVLVLLQIKKSGKICDMMLTLGAILALGVMGYTGLLLYVVKAIPLWASVWLPILFTISAISTGLSANAAATLNAGHGLSHCAHKFHVILVALEIVAVLALFASVRSEAAGMASVTKIVSGSLAPMFWIGFVVFGLALPLLGGSKFMLRSCSVNADGSVCAYGGEEVKSCVYNEYGVLVGGFCLRAFIVLGAVYIF, from the coding sequence ATGGAACAAACAACTTGGGGATGGCTCATAGTCATCTATCTATTTTTGGGCGGTTTAGGCGCCGGGGCATTTTTGTGCTCGGCTTTGGCTTATAAGGGCTTTTTGGGCTCGTTAAACGAGAGATTTTATAAATTCGGCTTTCTGCTAGCACCCGTTGCGGTAATAATAGGAACTGCGCTTTTGCTATTTGACTTGGCACCGAGCGCCGCGATAAATCCTCTTAAAATTTTACAGCTCTATACGCGCCCGGTTTCGATGATGAGCATAGGTACGTATCTACTTACGTTTTTCATCGTAGTCAGCGTTTTGGTGCTTTTGCAGATCAAGAAGAGCGGTAAAATTTGCGATATGATGCTCACGCTCGGAGCTATTTTGGCGCTTGGAGTGATGGGATATACGGGGCTACTGCTTTACGTCGTAAAGGCGATCCCGCTTTGGGCAAGCGTGTGGCTGCCGATTTTATTTACGATATCCGCGATCTCTACAGGGCTTAGCGCAAATGCCGCCGCTACGCTAAATGCGGGGCACGGGCTAAGCCACTGCGCGCATAAATTTCACGTCATTTTAGTCGCACTTGAGATTGTTGCGGTGCTAGCGCTATTTGCTAGCGTGAGAAGCGAGGCTGCGGGCATGGCTAGCGTGACTAAGATAGTCAGCGGCTCGCTTGCGCCGATGTTTTGGATAGGCTTTGTCGTGTTTGGGCTTGCTTTGCCGCTGCTAGGCGGAAGCAAATTTATGCTTCGCAGCTGCAGCGTGAATGCGGACGGCAGTGTCTGCGCGTACGGTGGCGAGGAGGTAAAAAGCTGTGTTTATAACGAATACGGCGTGCTTGTGGGCGGCTTTTGCCTAAGAGCATTTATCGTACTCGGCGCGGTATATATATTTTAG
- the tssK gene encoding type VI secretion system baseplate subunit TssK, whose protein sequence is MSEKLKVVWYNGMNVDKVHFEQQERYFERNLNLKTISSFSNLYGVLDLEISSDLLLQGKIGLTKISCISQDGTIFNAPDQDELPEPLEISPSELNSAIIVLKLPISSGLVDISLQNNLPNLKFTAKQALISSRVHDEASNDILNELDDKDDFELSSAFTQDKENLILASQRSSLGVFGSKMPYELSIPICKIKNIDLNKQITLDEKFIPTCIDISKNTFITNFIEELSFATKQHQESYFGLLGGVDQAKNRLDFSTYLTLNMLKKWYLIFSYLLKKDKFHPEYLYEKLVDFQADLLALSHDNSFSEFIAYDHNNLTQTFVPLINNLRLLFSHILSPKYIMAQIVKNNHGFYDCIFDNPSIIENSEIYFAIHSDTKNEYLLKNFKEQCKIHTQSNIKGIVSSQLRGINVEQISVVPSTLPKLNDYIYYKIDKKDEIFKSFANQNVISVYITANLPNADIKMWALL, encoded by the coding sequence ATGTCTGAAAAGCTAAAAGTCGTTTGGTATAACGGAATGAACGTTGATAAGGTTCATTTCGAGCAGCAAGAAAGATATTTTGAGAGAAATTTAAACCTAAAAACCATCTCTTCTTTTTCAAATTTATATGGTGTTTTAGATTTAGAAATTTCAAGCGATCTTTTGCTTCAAGGCAAAATAGGGCTAACTAAAATTTCTTGTATCTCTCAAGATGGTACGATTTTTAACGCGCCAGATCAAGATGAATTGCCAGAACCGCTTGAGATAAGCCCAAGTGAACTAAACTCAGCCATTATAGTACTAAAACTACCTATTAGCTCAGGTCTGGTTGATATTAGCTTGCAAAATAATTTACCAAACCTAAAATTTACAGCCAAGCAAGCACTTATTAGCTCAAGAGTGCATGATGAAGCTAGCAACGATATATTAAACGAGCTAGATGATAAAGATGATTTTGAACTATCTTCTGCCTTTACACAAGATAAAGAAAATCTAATCCTAGCAAGCCAAAGATCATCTCTTGGAGTATTTGGCTCAAAGATGCCTTACGAGCTTAGCATACCAATTTGTAAAATAAAAAATATAGACCTAAATAAGCAAATAACACTTGACGAAAAATTTATTCCAACTTGTATTGACATCAGTAAAAACACCTTCATAACAAATTTTATAGAGGAACTTAGTTTTGCTACAAAGCAACATCAAGAGAGTTATTTTGGGTTGTTAGGAGGTGTTGACCAAGCTAAAAATAGACTTGATTTTTCAACGTATTTAACACTAAATATGCTAAAAAAATGGTATTTGATATTCTCTTATTTGTTAAAGAAAGATAAATTTCACCCAGAGTATTTGTATGAAAAATTAGTTGATTTTCAGGCTGATCTGCTGGCACTTAGTCACGATAATAGTTTTAGTGAATTTATAGCCTACGATCACAATAATCTAACTCAAACTTTTGTGCCTTTGATAAATAATCTAAGACTTTTATTCTCGCATATCTTATCTCCAAAATATATAATGGCACAAATTGTTAAAAATAATCACGGCTTTTATGACTGTATTTTTGATAATCCAAGCATTATTGAAAACTCAGAAATTTATTTTGCTATTCACAGTGATACGAAAAATGAGTATCTTCTTAAAAATTTTAAAGAGCAGTGTAAAATCCATACTCAATCAAATATAAAAGGCATAGTTTCTTCACAGCTAAGAGGTATAAACGTAGAGCAAATTTCTGTTGTTCCTAGTACTTTACCGAAGTTAAACGATTATATCTATTACAAGATAGACAAAAAAGATGAAATTTTTAAAAGCTTTGCAAATCAAAATGTGATTAGCGTTTATATAACGGCAAATTTACCAAATGCTGATATTAAAATGTGGGCTTTATTATAA
- a CDS encoding ATP-binding protein: MLDQLFLKSNDLIRLNNHKFKRYFIDSKDLSHRLIVILGQRGIGKTTTLAQLASKNKNSLYLSLDDIEISNDITSIIREFVLIGGKYLYLDEIHKGKDISAVLKFAYDNFKELNIVATGSSALEVLKSSHDLSRRAIVYKMSGMSFREYLGLRYGINLEAAKLANLLANHQDMAIDIINTLKQKELAVIKLFREYLKVGYYPYYNDMQNDMAFYQTLRQSIEATIDSDLLSIYPNLNGNTARKLKILTHAISTNVPYQPNYSSLKSLVDIKDDRTLKEYLAMLDSAGLIRLLMKNELAIKNMDKADKIYLENTNLMYLNNPDMGNVRETFFANQLGNITEIYSGKNGDFIVGEFVFEIGGAKKGFEQIKDMPNSFIAADDIEVGVGNTIPLWLFGFLY, encoded by the coding sequence ATGCTAGATCAACTTTTTTTAAAGAGCAATGACCTTATAAGGTTAAATAACCATAAATTTAAAAGATACTTTATAGATTCTAAAGATTTATCTCATAGGCTTATTGTTATTCTTGGGCAAAGAGGTATAGGTAAAACAACCACTCTGGCTCAGCTAGCTAGTAAAAACAAAAATAGTCTTTACCTAAGCCTAGATGACATAGAGATATCAAACGATATAACCTCAATCATAAGAGAGTTTGTTCTAATTGGTGGCAAATATCTATACCTAGATGAGATTCATAAGGGTAAAGATATATCGGCTGTATTGAAATTTGCCTATGATAATTTTAAAGAGTTAAACATAGTAGCTACTGGCTCGTCCGCTCTTGAGGTACTAAAAAGCTCTCATGATCTAAGTAGAAGAGCAATAGTGTATAAGATGAGCGGAATGAGTTTTAGGGAATATCTAGGGTTAAGATATGGTATAAATTTGGAGGCAGCCAAGCTTGCAAATTTACTTGCAAATCATCAGGATATGGCTATTGATATTATTAATACTTTAAAACAAAAAGAGCTAGCCGTCATTAAGCTTTTTAGAGAGTATCTAAAGGTAGGCTACTATCCATATTATAATGATATGCAAAATGATATGGCCTTTTATCAGACTCTAAGACAAAGCATAGAAGCAACTATAGATAGCGATCTTTTAAGTATATATCCAAATTTAAACGGCAACACGGCAAGAAAGCTAAAAATCCTAACTCATGCTATAAGTACAAATGTCCCGTATCAACCAAACTACTCAAGTCTAAAATCACTTGTTGATATAAAAGACGATAGAACACTAAAAGAGTATCTTGCTATGCTTGATAGTGCTGGGCTAATAAGGCTTTTAATGAAAAACGAGCTAGCTATAAAAAATATGGATAAGGCGGACAAAATTTACCTTGAAAATACAAATTTAATGTATCTAAATAATCCCGATATGGGCAATGTGAGAGAAACTTTCTTTGCCAATCAGCTTGGAAATATCACTGAAATTTACTCTGGTAAAAATGGAGATTTTATAGTGGGAGAGTTTGTCTTTGAAATTGGCGGAGCTAAAAAAGGCTTTGAGCAGATTAAGGATATGCCAAATTCTTTTATAGCGGCAGATGATATTGAAGTAGGGGTTGGAAATACAATTCCACTTTGGCTGTTTGGGTTTTTATACTAG